In a genomic window of Oncorhynchus kisutch isolate 150728-3 linkage group LG9, Okis_V2, whole genome shotgun sequence:
- the zgc:194930 gene encoding uncharacterized protein zgc:194930, producing MGCQCCRMLKSYIYDPTAQVDVHGRKRDPAESSLYQSHHLPGDSGNQFNIKQNQGFHNLGFSNKYTERGGGGSLKLEIDNNHINKLHAVPTNPERELGTGLAAKPHVGEGGGDLYILHPEGQVPRRDPSKGLNLVRVYPNTPSLDLTLNLTHSGDTDSHPDKIRMVRNFSDPSIGDRYGVGCNTSSVDELDEGVGGTPEYLGDTGDEQSVLSVDIQTSTTSLSSADTNDDRGAPDATTIENGIGISVKKSEDEGKEGEDDDVQSVTDSMVAEALAALEAATAGED from the coding sequence ttaCATCTACGATCCGACCGCTCAGGTGGACGTCCACGGCCGGAAGAGGGACCCGGCTGAGAGCTCCCTCTACCAGTCCCACCACCTACCAGGAGACAGCGGGAACCAGTTCAACATCAAGCAGAACCAGGGCTTCCACAACCTGGGCTTCAGCAACAAGTACACCGAAAGAGGAGGTGGCGGAAGCCTCAAGCTGGAGATCGACAACAACCACATCAACAAGCTCCACGCCGTGCCCACCAATCCAGAGAGGGAGTTGGGCACGGGGCTGGCAGCCAAGCCTCATGTGGGAGAGGGTGGTGGAGATCTATATATCCTCCATCCAGAGGGCCAGGTGCCAAGACGAGATCCATCCAAGGGCCTCAATCTAGTCCGAGTCTATCCCAACACACCCTCCCTGGATCTTACTCTCAATCTGACCCACTCAGGTGACACTGACTCTCACCCAGACAAGATTAGGATGGTCCGGAACTTCTCAGACCCCTCCATCGGGGACAGGTATGGGGTGGGGTGCAACACCTCATCAGTGGACGAGCTGGACGAGGGGGTGGGGGGCACGCCGGAGTACCTGGGCGACACGGGAGATGAGCAGAGTGTCCTGTCTGTGGACATTCAAACCAGTACGACTAGCCTGTCCTCGGCAGACACAAACGACGATAGGGGGGCGCCGGACGCCACTACCATAGAGAATGGGATCGGGATCTCAGTGAAGAAGAGCGAGGatgaggggaaggaaggggaagacGATGACGTGCAGAGCGTCACAGACTCTATGGTGGcagaagctctggctgctctagaGGCAGCGACTGCCGGGGAGGACTAA